A single genomic interval of Bos indicus isolate NIAB-ARS_2022 breed Sahiwal x Tharparkar chromosome 5, NIAB-ARS_B.indTharparkar_mat_pri_1.0, whole genome shotgun sequence harbors:
- the LGALS1 gene encoding galectin-1, which produces MACGLVASNLNLKPGECLRVRGEVAADAKSFLLNLGKDDNNLCLHFNPRFNAHGDVNTIVCNSKDAGAWGAEQRESAFPFQPGSVVEVCISFNQTDLTIKLPDGYEFKFPNRLNLEAINYLSAGGDFKIKCVAFE; this is translated from the exons ATGGCTTGT GGTCTGGTCGCCAGCAACCTGAATCTCAAACCTGGGGAGTGCCTCAGAGTGCGGGGCGAGGTGGCCGCAGACGCCAAGAG CTTCTTGCTGAACCTGGGCAAAGACGACAACAACCTGTGCCTCCACTTCAACCCTCGTTTCAACGCGCATGGGGACGTCAACACCATCGTGTGTAACAGCAAGGATGCTGGGGCCTGGGGGGCTGAGCAAAGGGAATCTGCCTTCCCCTTCCAGCCTGGAAGTGTCGTGGAG GTATGCATCTCCTTCAACCAGACGGACCTAACCATCAAGCTGCCTGATGGATACGAATTCAAGTTCCCCAACCGCCTCAACCTGGAGGCCATCAACTACCTGTCTGCAGGTGGTGACTTCAAGATCAAGTGTGTGGCCTTTGAGTGA
- the NOL12 gene encoding nucleolar protein 12, translating to MGRNKKKKRDGDDRRQRLILSFDEEKRREYLTGFHKRKVERKKAAIEEIKQRLKEEQKKLREERHQEYLKMLAEREEALEEADELDRLVTAKTESVQYDHPNHTVTVTTISDLDLSGARLLGLPTPEQGAGSGPEEEVSSMEKPTRALPRKSRDPLLSQRISSLTASLHAHSRKKVKKKRLRRAQDTTKKPPSATRTSKTRRRRLTGKARHSGE from the exons ATGGGCCGCAACAAGAAGAAGAAGCGAGATGGTGACGACCGGCGGCAGCGGCTCATCCTGAGCTTCGACGAGGAGAAGCGGCG GGAGTACCTGACAGGCTTCCACAAGAGGAAGGTAGAGCGGAAGAAGGCAGCCATTGAGGAGATCAAGCAGCGGCTGAAGGAGGAGCAGAAGAAGCTCCGGGAAGAG CGCCACCAGGAATACTTGAAGATGctggcagagagagaggaggctCTGG AGGAGGCTGACGAGCTAGACCGGCTGGTGACAGCAAAGACAGAGTCGGTGCAGTACGACCACCCCAACCACACAGTCACCGTGACCACCATCAGCGACCTGGACCTCTCAGGGGCACGGCTGCTCGGCCTGCCCACGCCTGAG CAAGGGGCCGGGTCTGGGCCTGAGGAGGAGGTGTCATCCATGGAGAAGCCGACCAGAGCCTTACCCAGGAAGTCCAGGGACCCTCTGCTGTCCCAGCG GATATCCTCTCTCACGGCCTCACTGCATGCACACAGTCGCAAGAAGGTCAAGAAGAAACGTCTTCGCCGGGCCCAGGACACCACCAAGAAGCCCCCGAGCGCCACTCGTACCAGCAAAACACGGCGCCGCCGGCTGACAGGCAAAGCCCGGCACAGCGGGGAGTGA